A genomic stretch from Amycolatopsis sp. 195334CR includes:
- a CDS encoding N-acetyltransferase, whose product MIVVTPAAPVHVEEAVRVLVDAFRTDAVMSAFVRGDQEERERRLTHLLRVMVRNGLRHGVVDLARAEEDQTLLGVAVWMRPGQRGEGLLDHLRNAGSYLRAFGLRGLRRAAELEHVLHLARPAEAHWHLQAIGVHSAGRGLGVGSALLDARLSTVDRSPAYLEASTERSAALYARFGFTATGRIEGFPASARPIPMWRTGRDRDLAHQG is encoded by the coding sequence ATGATCGTTGTCACGCCCGCCGCGCCCGTGCACGTCGAGGAGGCCGTTCGCGTTCTGGTCGACGCGTTCAGGACCGACGCCGTCATGTCGGCGTTCGTCCGGGGCGACCAGGAAGAACGAGAGCGGCGGCTGACCCACCTCCTCCGCGTCATGGTGCGGAACGGACTGCGGCACGGCGTGGTCGACCTCGCCCGCGCCGAGGAAGACCAGACCCTGCTCGGCGTCGCCGTGTGGATGCGGCCCGGCCAGCGCGGTGAAGGGCTTCTTGACCACCTGCGCAACGCCGGCTCGTACCTGCGCGCCTTCGGCCTCCGCGGTCTCCGCCGGGCAGCCGAGCTCGAGCACGTGCTCCACCTCGCCCGGCCGGCCGAGGCGCACTGGCACCTGCAGGCCATCGGCGTGCACAGCGCCGGTCGCGGACTCGGTGTCGGGTCGGCACTTCTCGACGCGCGACTGAGCACAGTGGACCGATCGCCCGCCTACCTCGAAGCGTCGACCGAGCGGAGTGCCGCCCTGTACGCCCGCTTCGGCTTCACCGCCACCGGTAGGATCGAAGGCTTCCCGGCGTCGGCGCGGCCGATCCCGATGTGGCGCACCGGACGCGACCGGGACCTGGCCCACCAGGGCTGA
- a CDS encoding alpha/beta hydrolase — protein sequence MSTMWQGCLADTDYFEMRSGRGHDYGIWVTTPPGYDPATTSVPAVYVVDGNFAVGQTAPLIVTQKDPMQQLQPYLQVSVGYAGEDAAHWDRLRNRDLVPPGEPVAKELVDAVEMGFQAGARTREESDAYLAELRDTHADAFLSFLTAELHPRIERDYGTASSGHGLFGYSYGGLFSLYAWLSGSTLFGSIGAGSPGVIGEDSRIFAMLEELGDGLPAAALHLTVNDRELLGDLAVYQNLAKNAATVLHRLTSRGGAVTSAVLRETHVTGLQASFLSYLRTCRAQ from the coding sequence ATGAGCACCATGTGGCAGGGCTGCCTCGCCGACACCGACTACTTCGAAATGCGCTCCGGCCGGGGCCACGACTACGGCATCTGGGTCACCACGCCACCGGGCTACGACCCCGCCACGACGTCGGTGCCTGCCGTGTACGTGGTCGACGGCAACTTCGCCGTGGGGCAGACGGCTCCGCTCATCGTCACCCAGAAAGACCCCATGCAGCAGCTCCAGCCTTACCTCCAGGTGAGCGTCGGTTACGCGGGCGAGGACGCGGCGCACTGGGATCGGCTGCGCAACCGGGACCTCGTGCCGCCCGGCGAACCCGTCGCCAAGGAGCTCGTCGACGCCGTGGAGATGGGATTCCAGGCGGGCGCGAGGACACGCGAGGAATCGGATGCCTACCTCGCCGAATTGCGCGACACGCACGCCGATGCGTTCCTGAGCTTCCTCACCGCGGAACTGCACCCGCGGATCGAACGCGACTACGGCACCGCGAGCAGCGGTCACGGTCTGTTCGGCTACTCCTACGGCGGACTCTTCAGCCTCTACGCCTGGCTCAGCGGCAGCACGCTCTTCGGCAGCATCGGAGCGGGCAGTCCCGGTGTCATTGGCGAAGACAGCCGGATCTTCGCGATGCTCGAAGAACTGGGTGACGGCCTGCCCGCCGCCGCGCTCCACCTGACCGTCAACGACCGGGAGCTGCTCGGGGACCTGGCCGTCTACCAGAATCTCGCGAAGAACGCGGCCACCGTGCTGCACCGCCTCACCTCGCGCGGCGGAGCCGTCACCAGCGCGGTCCTGCGCGAAACGCACGTGACCGGCCTGCAGGCGTCGTTCCTCAGCTACCTCAGGACCTGCCGTGCCCAGTGA
- a CDS encoding alpha/beta fold hydrolase has protein sequence MRSISRRVAAVAVALLCAGTVLTPAQASTAEAACQDLTIPVSLVATPLLGLNDQTMYGRLCVPPGGSRTLHVLVPGGTYNSAYYDPPGLPESRSFRKAVNHAGYATLAVDRIGSGRSSKPLSQLLTASAQANAVHHAIKAMRTGALGPRFDKIVLVGHSLGSGTAIIEAATFRDVDGVVITGFTHRVAPLTVTPTLAALSPAVLDEKMSKVVGLDAGYLTTLPGMRYSAFHTPGPFDQQAIGVDEATKDLIAPGEIVDAVLIGLVLPYSRRITVPVLVAMGEQDNVFCGPLASDCSSAEGLRQGEAAYYSPEAELRAFVVPDYGHSINFAPGAPLLHDAVTGWTSERVAG, from the coding sequence GTGCGTTCGATCTCGCGCCGGGTGGCCGCCGTGGCGGTGGCCCTGCTGTGCGCCGGCACGGTGCTCACCCCGGCACAGGCGTCCACCGCCGAAGCGGCCTGCCAGGACCTGACCATCCCGGTGTCGCTGGTGGCCACCCCACTGCTCGGGCTCAACGACCAGACCATGTACGGCAGGCTGTGCGTCCCGCCGGGCGGCAGCCGCACCCTGCACGTGCTGGTGCCCGGCGGCACGTACAACTCGGCCTACTACGACCCGCCCGGCCTGCCGGAATCCCGGTCGTTCCGCAAGGCGGTGAACCACGCCGGGTACGCCACCCTGGCGGTGGACCGGATCGGCTCGGGGCGCAGTTCCAAGCCGCTGAGCCAACTGCTGACCGCGAGCGCCCAGGCCAACGCGGTGCACCACGCCATCAAGGCGATGCGGACGGGCGCACTGGGGCCCCGGTTCGACAAGATCGTTCTCGTCGGGCACTCGCTCGGCTCGGGCACCGCGATCATCGAGGCAGCCACCTTCCGCGACGTGGACGGCGTGGTGATCACCGGGTTCACCCACCGGGTCGCCCCGCTGACGGTGACACCGACGCTGGCCGCGCTGAGCCCGGCGGTGCTGGACGAGAAGATGTCCAAAGTGGTCGGACTGGACGCGGGGTACCTGACCACGCTGCCGGGCATGCGGTACAGCGCTTTCCACACCCCCGGGCCGTTCGACCAGCAGGCCATCGGGGTGGACGAAGCGACCAAGGACCTGATCGCGCCCGGTGAGATCGTCGACGCCGTGCTGATCGGCTTGGTGCTGCCCTACAGCAGGCGGATCACCGTGCCGGTGCTGGTGGCCATGGGCGAACAGGACAACGTGTTCTGCGGGCCGCTGGCCAGCGACTGCTCCAGCGCGGAGGGCCTGCGGCAGGGCGAGGCCGCGTACTACTCGCCCGAGGCGGAGCTGCGCGCGTTCGTGGTGCCGGACTACGGGCACTCGATCAACTTCGCGCCCGGCGCGCCGCTGCTGCACGACGCGGTGACCGGCTGGACGAGCGAGCGGGTGGCCGGGTAG
- a CDS encoding amidohydrolase family protein gives MGPVQVVGATVVDGSGRGPSDTADVSVTIENGRIAEPGTAGERLDAGGLTMTPGLIDAHVHLGLSSPIQPQFSFQISAAELAADIFATAGAALDAGFTTVRDTGGIDGGVVTTIAKGKVRGPRVLSCGPVQCQTGGHGYYGADWEPTELWNSHHLPGLCALSMMSGNANELRANVREAFRRGASFLKLCVTGGVVGAHDRLTDTQFTVEEIAVAVQEAAARGTYVTVHAHNNEGIRNAVEAGARCVEHGTDLDESTATLMATHEVALVPTFAVVEQLLHDTAGAGLGESTRDRVLGVRERMTEALAAAKEAGVRIGLGSDLIGPAQHRRGEELKLRAALETPMEALVAATKTNAEILGLADEVGTIAPGMRADLVLWNGNPLEDPELFADPTNAVLVLQDGRIVKDLR, from the coding sequence GTGGGACCTGTTCAGGTGGTCGGCGCGACGGTCGTCGACGGGTCCGGGCGTGGCCCCAGCGACACCGCCGACGTCTCCGTCACCATCGAAAACGGGCGCATCGCCGAGCCCGGTACCGCCGGCGAGCGCCTCGACGCCGGCGGACTGACGATGACGCCCGGCCTGATCGACGCCCACGTCCACCTGGGCCTGTCGAGCCCGATCCAGCCGCAGTTCTCGTTCCAGATCAGTGCCGCGGAGCTCGCGGCGGACATCTTCGCCACGGCCGGGGCAGCGCTCGACGCCGGGTTCACCACCGTCCGGGACACCGGCGGGATCGACGGCGGCGTCGTCACCACGATCGCCAAGGGCAAGGTCAGGGGGCCCCGCGTGCTGTCGTGCGGGCCGGTCCAGTGCCAGACCGGCGGGCACGGCTACTACGGAGCCGACTGGGAACCCACCGAGCTGTGGAACAGCCACCACCTTCCCGGGCTGTGCGCCCTGTCGATGATGTCGGGCAACGCGAACGAGTTGCGCGCCAACGTGCGCGAGGCCTTCCGCCGCGGTGCCTCCTTCCTGAAGCTCTGCGTGACCGGCGGGGTGGTCGGCGCGCACGACCGGCTGACCGACACCCAGTTCACCGTGGAAGAGATCGCCGTCGCCGTCCAGGAAGCCGCGGCCAGGGGCACCTACGTGACGGTGCACGCCCACAACAACGAAGGGATCCGGAACGCGGTCGAGGCCGGGGCGCGCTGTGTCGAGCACGGCACCGACCTCGACGAGTCCACGGCCACCCTGATGGCCACGCACGAGGTCGCCCTCGTGCCCACGTTCGCCGTCGTCGAGCAACTTCTGCACGACACCGCGGGAGCCGGCCTCGGTGAATCGACCCGCGATCGGGTGCTCGGGGTGCGTGAGCGGATGACCGAGGCGCTCGCGGCCGCCAAGGAGGCCGGAGTGCGGATCGGGCTGGGTTCCGATCTCATCGGTCCGGCCCAGCACCGTCGAGGCGAAGAGCTCAAGTTGCGTGCGGCGCTCGAAACGCCGATGGAGGCGCTCGTGGCGGCGACGAAGACCAACGCCGAAATCCTCGGCCTCGCCGACGAAGTGGGGACCATCGCTCCCGGAATGCGGGCAGACCTCGTGCTCTGGAACGGAAACCCGCTCGAAGACCCGGAACTGTTCGCCGACCCCACCAACGCCGTCCTCGTTCTCCAGGACGGCCGAATCGTGAAGGACCTCCGATGA
- a CDS encoding TetR/AcrR family transcriptional regulator, whose amino-acid sequence MTLSSAERNGDARERLLTRLLDAFGEALPAPDVSLREIAARTETSHALLRYHFGSLPGVLAAMLKAQRSRDNEALFEAAQQSTFDDLVLAIWRSYTRPEQLSRVRGFFHVVGLAAYNPENFREFIDSLDDLTKLLATLAEREGSDSQEALTLATVTIAALRGLLLQEVLTPAAHSEDAVALLLRVPR is encoded by the coding sequence GTGACCTTGTCAAGCGCGGAACGCAACGGCGACGCACGCGAGCGTCTCCTGACCCGGCTTCTCGACGCCTTCGGCGAGGCCCTGCCGGCCCCGGACGTGTCGCTCCGCGAGATCGCCGCCCGGACCGAGACCAGCCACGCCCTGCTGCGGTACCACTTCGGGTCACTCCCCGGCGTCCTGGCAGCAATGCTCAAGGCCCAGCGCTCCCGGGACAACGAGGCGCTTTTCGAGGCCGCCCAGCAGAGCACCTTCGACGACCTGGTCCTGGCGATCTGGCGGTCCTACACCCGCCCGGAGCAACTGTCGCGCGTCCGCGGTTTCTTCCACGTCGTCGGACTGGCCGCGTACAACCCGGAGAACTTCCGCGAGTTCATCGACTCGCTCGACGACCTGACCAAGCTGCTGGCCACCCTCGCGGAACGCGAAGGCTCCGACAGCCAGGAAGCCCTGACCCTCGCCACCGTCACCATCGCCGCACTCCGAGGCCTGCTCCTGCAGGAAGTCCTGACCCCGGCGGCCCACTCAGAGGACGCGGTCGCCCTGCTCCTCCGCGTACCTCGATGA
- a CDS encoding alpha/beta fold hydrolase: MVHHRTTTVDGHELFYREAGPADAPAIVLLHGYPTSSFMFRELIPLLARDYHVIAPDHLGFGRSATPAADEFDYTFDALADLTSGLLDQLGLDRYAIYVQDYGAPIGWRLALKHPERITAIVSQNGNGYEDGFVESFWADVWAYGANPGPETEPAVRTALSLDAIRWQYVHGVPDPSLVSPDTWEHDFALVSRERNDEIQLALFRDYQNNRPLYPLLHEFLRTHDVPVLAVWGRNDEIFGPDGARAFARDAKDAEVHLIDGGHFLLESHLDVVAGYLRGFLGRVLGSAR; this comes from the coding sequence ATGGTGCACCACCGGACCACCACCGTCGACGGCCACGAGCTCTTCTACCGCGAAGCCGGTCCCGCCGACGCCCCCGCGATCGTCCTGCTGCACGGCTATCCGACCAGCTCGTTCATGTTCCGCGAGCTGATCCCGCTGCTGGCGCGGGACTACCACGTCATCGCGCCGGACCACCTCGGCTTCGGTCGCTCCGCCACGCCCGCGGCCGACGAGTTCGACTACACCTTCGACGCGCTCGCCGACCTCACCTCAGGCCTGCTCGACCAGCTCGGCCTGGACCGCTACGCCATCTACGTCCAGGACTACGGCGCGCCCATCGGCTGGCGCCTCGCGCTCAAGCACCCCGAGCGGATCACCGCCATCGTCAGCCAGAACGGCAACGGCTACGAGGACGGCTTCGTCGAATCGTTCTGGGCCGATGTCTGGGCCTACGGCGCGAACCCGGGCCCCGAAACCGAGCCCGCGGTCCGCACCGCGCTGAGCCTCGACGCCATCCGCTGGCAGTACGTGCACGGCGTGCCCGACCCGAGCCTGGTCAGCCCGGACACCTGGGAGCACGACTTCGCGCTCGTTTCCCGTGAGCGCAACGACGAGATCCAGCTGGCGCTGTTCCGCGACTACCAGAACAACCGCCCGCTCTACCCGCTGCTGCACGAGTTCCTGCGCACCCACGACGTTCCGGTGCTCGCGGTGTGGGGCCGCAACGACGAAATCTTCGGCCCGGATGGCGCGCGGGCTTTCGCGCGCGACGCCAAGGACGCCGAGGTGCACCTGATCGACGGCGGTCATTTCCTGCTGGAGAGCCACCTCGACGTCGTCGCCGGTTATCTCCGCGGTTTTCTCGGGCGAGTGCTCGGGTCAGCGCGCTAA
- a CDS encoding TetR/AcrR family transcriptional regulator, with amino-acid sequence MARRTREHRPAAERREQLLDAAVEVMREGGIGAATTRAIADRAGLPQGAFHYCFRSKDELFAALLDRELDASLGNAWDAIADTQDIESSIAAALRAILDRVRSDPEYHLLTNELVDVAARTPELAHVARREHAAYVDHVEKMLQRWQETGEPPLSTGPRVLAEVLVAASIGITSAWLSSRDDEAAHASIAVFASALAR; translated from the coding sequence ATGGCACGCAGGACACGAGAGCACCGGCCCGCCGCCGAACGGCGCGAGCAACTCCTGGACGCCGCCGTCGAGGTCATGCGCGAGGGCGGCATCGGCGCGGCCACCACCCGGGCCATCGCCGACCGGGCCGGGCTGCCGCAGGGCGCGTTCCACTACTGCTTCCGGTCCAAGGACGAGCTTTTCGCCGCGCTCCTGGACCGTGAGCTGGACGCGTCGCTCGGCAACGCGTGGGACGCCATCGCGGACACCCAGGACATCGAGTCGAGCATCGCCGCGGCATTGCGCGCGATCCTCGACCGGGTCCGGTCCGATCCCGAGTACCACCTGCTGACCAACGAACTCGTCGACGTCGCGGCGCGCACACCGGAGCTCGCGCACGTGGCTCGCCGGGAGCACGCCGCCTACGTCGATCACGTGGAGAAAATGCTCCAGCGGTGGCAGGAAACCGGTGAGCCGCCGTTGTCCACCGGCCCGCGGGTCCTGGCCGAGGTGCTCGTCGCCGCCTCGATCGGGATCACGTCCGCCTGGCTGAGTTCACGCGACGACGAGGCCGCGCACGCCTCGATCGCGGTGTTCGCCTCCGCGTTAGCGCGCTGA
- a CDS encoding CGNR zinc finger domain-containing protein, whose protein sequence is MDVLLDLLNSRPLINGEEQDALRDPADGRRWAREHGGDGSLAELTLLRDARDALRDVVRGASSPTALSPLLDGVHQLPEFTSDGLMWTLKTPRHARLAVEAVLAWADTETHLPGRLRPCANEECRLFLLDRSRANRARWCSMSTCGNRAKARRHYERTH, encoded by the coding sequence ATGGACGTGCTGCTGGACCTGCTCAACAGCAGGCCGCTGATCAACGGCGAGGAGCAGGACGCGCTCCGCGACCCGGCCGATGGCAGGCGCTGGGCACGGGAACACGGTGGCGATGGCAGCCTCGCAGAACTGACCCTCCTGCGCGACGCACGGGACGCCCTGCGGGACGTGGTGCGCGGAGCCAGTTCACCCACCGCGCTGAGCCCACTGCTCGACGGGGTTCACCAACTCCCGGAGTTCACTTCGGACGGTCTCATGTGGACGCTCAAGACGCCCCGGCACGCCCGCCTGGCCGTCGAAGCGGTACTGGCCTGGGCCGATACCGAGACGCACCTCCCCGGCCGATTGCGCCCGTGCGCCAACGAAGAGTGCCGGCTGTTCCTACTCGACCGCAGCCGGGCGAACCGCGCGCGCTGGTGCTCCATGTCCACGTGCGGCAACCGCGCAAAAGCCCGCCGCCACTACGAACGCACCCACTAA
- a CDS encoding FAD-dependent oxidoreductase, giving the protein MPSERLNTDVVVIGAGVIGSSIALELARAGHRVIVLERAPGAGQGSTSASSAIIRFNFSTTAGVATAWEAQFGWLDWAGHLGHEVGDLATFRKSGLVVLDVEAAPRSSWLPLFDEFGVPYEEWDSATLAERVPGIDVGRYWPPKRLDDERFWEDAEHSLGGVYTPDAGYVSDPSLAAVNLASAASACGAEFRFRSTVTAVEQAGGRVTSVRLSDGTRIPCAVVVNAAGPWSGAVNRLAGVGADFTVGVRPLRQEVAHVPVPAGYGGPMVADMDLGTYFRGDVGGDLLVGGTEPECDPLQWTDDPDAVGVHPTTAVFEAQATRAARRLPDLAVPNRPRGVVGVYDVADDWTPIYDRTELAGFYLAIGTSGNQFKNAPVVGQLMAELIDQVENGADHDASPVRFRAPRTGLEIDLGAFSRRRNRNTANSGTVLG; this is encoded by the coding sequence GTGCCCAGTGAGCGCCTGAATACCGATGTGGTCGTGATCGGGGCCGGGGTGATCGGTTCGTCGATCGCCCTCGAGCTCGCGCGGGCCGGGCACCGGGTGATCGTGCTCGAGCGCGCCCCCGGGGCCGGGCAGGGGTCGACCTCGGCATCGAGCGCGATCATCCGGTTCAACTTCTCCACCACCGCCGGGGTGGCGACGGCGTGGGAAGCGCAGTTCGGCTGGCTCGACTGGGCCGGGCACCTCGGGCACGAGGTGGGCGACCTCGCGACGTTCCGCAAGAGCGGGCTGGTCGTGCTGGACGTCGAGGCGGCCCCGCGCTCGTCGTGGCTTCCGTTGTTCGACGAATTCGGTGTTCCCTACGAGGAATGGGACAGCGCGACGCTGGCCGAGCGCGTGCCCGGTATCGACGTCGGCCGCTACTGGCCACCGAAGCGGCTCGACGACGAGCGGTTCTGGGAGGACGCGGAACATTCGCTCGGTGGCGTGTACACCCCGGACGCCGGTTACGTCTCGGACCCGAGCCTCGCCGCGGTGAACCTCGCTTCCGCGGCTTCGGCGTGCGGGGCGGAGTTCCGCTTCCGCAGCACGGTGACCGCGGTGGAGCAGGCCGGCGGGCGCGTGACGTCGGTGCGGTTGTCGGACGGCACCCGGATTCCCTGTGCCGTCGTGGTCAACGCGGCCGGTCCGTGGTCGGGCGCGGTGAACCGGCTGGCCGGGGTGGGGGCCGACTTCACCGTCGGGGTGCGCCCGTTGCGGCAGGAGGTGGCGCACGTGCCGGTTCCGGCGGGTTATGGCGGGCCCATGGTGGCGGACATGGATCTGGGCACCTACTTCCGCGGTGACGTGGGCGGGGATCTGCTCGTCGGCGGAACGGAACCGGAGTGCGACCCGCTGCAGTGGACCGACGACCCGGACGCCGTCGGCGTCCACCCGACGACCGCGGTCTTCGAGGCGCAGGCGACGCGGGCCGCGCGGCGGTTGCCCGACCTGGCGGTGCCCAACCGGCCGCGCGGCGTGGTGGGCGTTTACGACGTCGCCGACGATTGGACGCCGATCTACGACCGCACCGAACTGGCGGGCTTCTACCTCGCGATCGGCACGAGCGGCAACCAGTTCAAGAATGCGCCGGTGGTGGGTCAGCTGATGGCGGAGCTGATCGACCAGGTGGAGAACGGCGCCGACCACGACGCGTCGCCGGTGCGGTTCCGGGCCCCGCGCACCGGCCTGGAGATCGACCTGGGGGCGTTTTCCCGTCGGCGCAACCGAAACACCGCGAACTCGGGCACGGTGCTTGGCTGA
- a CDS encoding DUF3892 domain-containing protein: protein MSIRITSVHLEGGTLHEHIARLRWTNRESGETGESTRSAIVTWIESKNGTAYVSEGGQLVHVGVVTPAHGPKYLRTYADKTWTNNLLSLPRF, encoded by the coding sequence ATGAGCATCCGGATCACCTCTGTCCACCTCGAAGGCGGAACGCTGCACGAGCACATAGCTAGATTGCGATGGACAAATCGAGAAAGCGGAGAGACGGGCGAAAGTACTCGATCAGCGATCGTTACCTGGATTGAATCTAAAAACGGGACAGCATACGTCAGCGAGGGAGGCCAACTGGTCCACGTAGGGGTAGTAACCCCAGCCCATGGGCCAAAATACCTGCGAACTTACGCGGATAAGACTTGGACGAATAACCTACTCTCACTTCCCAGATTCTAG
- a CDS encoding SAM-dependent methyltransferase translates to MVGTRDWVPAGVDTSSPNVARIYDYWLGGSHNFETDRATADHLERTLPWIRQSVRLNRAFLRRAVRFMLARGVRQFLDLGAGIPTVGNVHEIAQRECPEARVVYVDKEAVAIAHSELLLTGNDRTAVLHADVRDVAGVLDSPEVRRLIDFTEPVGLLCLLLLHWIPDGDDPAGLVRAYQEPLAPGSLLAFTHINSDAHQESFSAASDQMAARRGEVPHTRSHDQILGLLGKLTLVEPGLVGCGSWRPAGPTDIAEDPVWNELIYAGVARKS, encoded by the coding sequence ATGGTGGGTACGCGGGACTGGGTCCCGGCCGGAGTGGACACGAGTTCACCGAATGTCGCCCGGATCTACGATTACTGGCTCGGCGGCAGCCACAACTTCGAAACGGACCGCGCCACCGCGGACCACCTCGAGCGGACCCTGCCCTGGATCCGGCAGTCGGTGCGGCTCAACCGCGCCTTCCTCCGCCGCGCGGTGCGCTTCATGCTCGCGCGGGGCGTCCGCCAGTTCCTCGATCTGGGCGCGGGCATTCCCACCGTGGGCAACGTGCACGAGATCGCCCAGCGGGAATGCCCCGAAGCCAGGGTGGTCTACGTCGACAAGGAGGCGGTGGCGATCGCGCACAGCGAGCTGCTGCTGACCGGCAACGACCGCACCGCGGTCCTGCACGCGGACGTGCGCGACGTGGCCGGGGTGCTGGACAGCCCGGAGGTGCGGCGGCTGATCGACTTCACCGAGCCGGTGGGCCTGCTGTGCCTGCTGCTGCTGCACTGGATCCCGGACGGGGACGACCCCGCCGGGCTGGTGCGCGCCTACCAGGAACCCTTGGCACCGGGCAGTTTGCTCGCCTTCACGCACATCAACTCCGACGCGCACCAGGAGTCGTTCTCGGCGGCCAGCGACCAGATGGCCGCGCGGCGCGGCGAGGTGCCGCACACCCGTTCCCACGACCAGATCCTCGGCCTGCTGGGAAAGCTGACGCTGGTCGAGCCGGGCCTGGTGGGCTGTGGCAGCTGGCGGCCCGCCGGGCCCACCGACATCGCCGAGGACCCGGTGTGGAACGAGCTGATCTACGCCGGCGTGGCGCGGAAGTCCTGA
- a CDS encoding cytochrome P450 — MPVRVTPGRWPVLGHTPALVRRPTTFTAGLRAHGDVVKLFLGPLPTYFLTNPEIIHRVLVTDGSHFGSGIMFRKFRPYAGNGLALSDGPFHRRQRRLMLPAFDQRHLRRYAEIWVRATTALAESWRPGEVRRIDEDMQALAMTNVGETLFGTELGEEAIREARRSIPLIIRLGMYRVLSPGFAEKLPVNRRFDQAVMRMKAVVDELMADRDADTDHGDLLSTLLLAEDAETGERMTREQVHDEVVTLLSAGTETTALMLAWACHELGRHPGVADRVRAEVDRVLGGRPVTFDDLPALAYTRQVVSEVLRRYALWILMRRTEQEIDLGPVRLRPGDEVMFSPLALHTDLRYWERPEVFDPDRWTTDRVRTLPPGVFIPFGNGMRQCIGHLFARAEVVIGLATIFARWHLEPAGPVRVRYTTIACPRGLPMTVRPRN; from the coding sequence TTGCCCGTCCGGGTGACCCCCGGCCGGTGGCCCGTGCTGGGACACACCCCCGCACTGGTCCGCCGTCCCACCACTTTCACCGCCGGACTGCGTGCGCACGGCGACGTGGTCAAGCTGTTCCTGGGGCCATTACCGACCTATTTCCTGACCAATCCGGAAATCATTCACCGCGTTCTGGTGACGGACGGTTCGCACTTCGGCAGCGGGATCATGTTCCGCAAATTCCGCCCGTACGCGGGCAACGGCCTGGCCCTGTCCGACGGGCCGTTCCACCGCAGGCAGCGCAGGCTGATGCTGCCCGCCTTCGACCAGCGGCACCTGCGCCGCTACGCCGAGATCTGGGTCCGGGCGACCACCGCGCTGGCCGAGTCCTGGCGGCCGGGCGAGGTGCGCCGGATCGACGAGGACATGCAGGCGCTGGCCATGACCAACGTGGGCGAGACGCTGTTCGGCACCGAACTGGGCGAGGAGGCCATCCGCGAGGCCCGCCGCTCGATCCCGCTGATCATCCGGCTGGGCATGTACCGGGTGCTCTCCCCCGGTTTCGCGGAGAAGCTGCCGGTCAACCGCCGCTTCGACCAGGCCGTCATGCGGATGAAGGCGGTGGTCGACGAGCTGATGGCGGACCGCGACGCCGACACCGACCACGGTGACCTGCTGTCCACGCTGCTGCTGGCCGAAGACGCCGAGACCGGGGAGCGGATGACGCGCGAGCAGGTGCACGACGAGGTGGTGACCCTGCTCAGCGCGGGTACCGAGACCACCGCGCTGATGCTGGCCTGGGCCTGCCACGAACTGGGGCGCCACCCCGGCGTGGCGGACCGGGTGCGGGCCGAGGTGGACCGCGTGCTGGGCGGGCGCCCGGTGACCTTCGACGACCTGCCCGCGCTGGCCTACACCCGGCAGGTGGTCAGCGAGGTGCTGCGGCGGTACGCGCTGTGGATCCTGATGCGCCGGACCGAGCAGGAGATCGACCTCGGGCCGGTGCGGTTGCGGCCCGGCGACGAGGTGATGTTCAGCCCGCTCGCCCTGCACACCGATCTTCGCTACTGGGAGCGCCCGGAGGTGTTCGACCCGGACCGCTGGACCACCGATCGGGTGCGGACGTTGCCGCCGGGGGTGTTCATCCCGTTCGGCAACGGGATGCGGCAGTGCATCGGCCACCTGTTCGCCCGCGCCGAGGTGGTCATCGGCCTGGCCACGATCTTCGCGCGGTGGCACCTCGAACCGGCGGGCCCGGTCCGCGTGCGTTACACCACGATCGCCTGCCCCCGCGGCCTGCCGATGACCGTGCGTCCGCGGAACTAG
- a CDS encoding DUF6301 family protein — protein sequence MTAQHSPAAMTPAEVWETIDFWAGMPWPVSRADAQQRAVDRFGWVIKVEEGLGYLVSPAFTPPAVAMAGIDTVKSVRFPLTDAVKEETPATRAFLGDLFTLVVREGTARLGRPSLRRDRGSTYATWEMGSAQVTVTLSSRSVMGQFRTPEGR from the coding sequence GTGACAGCGCAGCACAGCCCCGCCGCGATGACCCCGGCCGAGGTCTGGGAGACCATCGACTTCTGGGCCGGGATGCCCTGGCCGGTGTCCCGCGCCGACGCCCAGCAGAGGGCGGTCGACCGCTTCGGCTGGGTGATCAAGGTCGAGGAGGGGCTCGGGTACCTGGTCAGCCCGGCCTTCACCCCGCCGGCGGTGGCGATGGCCGGCATCGACACGGTGAAGTCCGTGCGCTTCCCGCTCACGGACGCGGTCAAGGAGGAGACACCGGCGACGCGGGCCTTCCTCGGCGACCTCTTCACGCTGGTGGTGCGGGAGGGAACGGCGCGGCTGGGGCGGCCGTCCCTCCGGCGCGACCGCGGGTCCACCTACGCGACCTGGGAAATGGGGTCCGCCCAGGTCACCGTCACGCTGTCGTCGAGGTCCGTGATGGGCCAGTTCCGCACCCCGGAAGGGCGGTGA